In one Ictalurus furcatus strain D&B chromosome 10, Billie_1.0, whole genome shotgun sequence genomic region, the following are encoded:
- the LOC128614076 gene encoding histone H2B: MPDPAKAAPKKGSKKAVTKTAGKGGKKRRKSRKESYAIYVYKVLKQVHPDTGISSKAMGIMNSFVNDIFERIAGESSRLAHYNKRSTITSREIQTAVRLLLPGELAKHAVSEGTKAVTKYTSSK; encoded by the coding sequence ATGCCCGATCCAGCCAAGGCAGCGCCCAAGAAGGGATCAAAGAAAGCCGTGACCAAGACGGCCGGCAAAGGAGGCAAGAAGCGCAGAAAGTCCAGGAAGGAGAGCTACGCCATCTACGTGTACAAGGTCCTGAAGCAGGTGCACCCTGACACCGGAATCTCATCCAAGGCCATGGGCATCATGAACTCCTTCGTGAATGATATTTTTGAGCGCATCGCCGGTGAGTCTTCTCGTCTGGCTCACTACAACAAGCGCTCCACTATCACCTCCAGGGAGATCCAGACCGCCGTGCGCCTGTTGCTTCCCGGCGAGCTGGCCAAGCACGCCGTGTCCGAGGGCACAAAGGCCGTCACCAAGTATACCAGCTCCAAATAA